The following DNA comes from Ignavibacteria bacterium.
AGCGAAAATGAATTCTATGGTTACCTGTTCTGGAATATGATATTTAATGTAAATGGAATTTCTTACGAAGCATACTATGCAAGCGGAAATGGCGGGAATAAAATATTCATATTTAAAGAACTGCCTCTGGTAATTGTTATTACATCAACAGCATACAATAAACCATACTCACACAGGCAGGTTAATATAATTTTAGAAAAATATCTGCTGCCGGCAGTTGTGAAATAATTTCACACTAAATTATCATACTCCCCGTTTAAAAATGGATTTGCGGCTTTTTCCTCGCCTACTGTAGTAGCATCCATGTGTCCCGGATAAATGACAAAATCTTCAGGGTATATCATAATTTTGCTGTTAATTGAATCAAGCAATATATCTATATCACCCATCCACAGGTCAGTGCGGCCAATTGAGCCGCGGAAAACTGTATCACCCCCGAAGATAATTTTCTCTTTTTCATCAACAAAGCATACGCTGCCGGGTGAATGGCCCGGCGTATGAATTATTCTAAACTCATTGCCCGAAACTTCAATAACATCGCTTTCATCAATAAATTTATCAGGTGCAGGCGGTTTTGGGAACTGCACACCGAACATTGCCGCCTGGTCCATTGCCCTATCGATAAGCGGCAGGTCTTCTTTGTGCATCAGCACAGGCACGCCAAATGTATCTATTGCCCATTTGTTGCCCATAATGTGATCGATGTGGCCATGGGTTAGCAGTATGAGCTTTATATTAATTCCGTTGGATCTGATGTAATTCAATATTTCATTTTTTTCAAAATCTTCATAAGCACCGGGGTCGATAATTACACCCTCTTTTGTTTTCTCATCCCAATAGATGTAGCAATTCATTGAAAACGGGTTAACTGTGAATGTTTTAGTTGTCATAAATTCCTGTTTGCCTGATCACTGATCCGGCAGTCGAAACAGCGTTTCGACTTACCTGTTTATAGTATAGTTTTTACTTACTTTTTTAAATATTTTTGCAATTTACAATGAACAACAGGGAAAAAACAGTCAAACCGAAGCCAACAGGCACAACGGGCAATATGTCAACAGGCAATATGCCTGTTTCAAAACCGCGAAAAGAGGTGGTAATTGCTTTAAATAAAAAGGCTTATCATGACTATTTGATCCTTGATAAATATGAAACAGGCATCGTACTAAGCGGCACTGAAGTGAAGTCACTTCGTGACCATAAGGCAAGCCTGGTTGATTCATACGCCCGTGTAAAGAAAAATGAAGTTTGGCTCTTAAACGCTAATATTGCTGTTTACAAGCTTGGGACGTTTACCAATCACGAACCAACCAGCAGCAGAAAGCTGCTGATGAAAAAAAGTGAGATCAGAAAGCTTGAAAACAAGCTTAAGGATAGGAGTCTTACTTTAATACCGCTCAAATTATATTTTTCGGGTCCCTTTGTTAAAGTAGAGCTTGGTCTGGCAAAAGGCAAGAAGCAGTATGATAAGCGCGAGTCCATTAAAAAGGCAGATGTACAGAGGCAGCTGAAGAGAGTGAAAGTATAATTTTTATCATGTCATTCTGAACTTGTTTCAGAATCTGTTTTTTAATATTGATTTAAGAAGACCCTGAAACAAGTTCAGGGTGACAAATTTTTATATAACATATATGTCATTTCCACCGGTAAAAGAACAAATTGATCATATTAAACGGAATACAGTTGAAATTATTCCCGAAGATGAACTCGTTAAGAAACTCGAAAAATCCATTAAGGAAAATAAACCACTCAGGATAAAGCTTGGGTGCGACCCTTCCCGTCCCGATCTTCACATTGGGCACGGTGTTGTACTGCAAAAGCTGCGTGATTTCCAGGACCTGGGACATAAAGCTGTGCTCATCATTGGTGATTTCACAGCAATGATAGGTGACCCTTCCGGCAAAAGCAAAACACGACCCGCATTAACAATGGAAGAAACCCGCATAAACGGGAAAACATATTTTGAACAGGCTTCACGCATACTGCTTGAGAAAGATCTTGAGATAAGGTATAACTCTGAATGGCTTGATAAGATGACCTTCAGCGATGTTATAAAGCTTTCAAGCAAATATACCGTAATGCAGATCCTTGAGCGTGATGATTTTACCAAGCGTATGGCGAGTAAGACTCCCATTAGCCTGCATGAGCTGCTATACCCTTTGAGCCAGGCATATGATTCCGTTGCAGTGCAAAGCGATGTTGAGCTTGGCGGCACCGACCAGAAGTTCAATTTACTTGTTGGAAGGGCAATTCAGGAAGCATACGGTCAGCCATCACAATGCATTGTAACATGCGAGCTGCTTGAAGGCACTGATGGTGTTGAAAAAATGAGCAAGTCGCTAAACAACGCTATTTGCTTTACAGATTCACCTAAAGATATTTTCGGAAAATCAATGTCGATCCCGGATAAGCTCATCTATAAATACTTTACGCTGGGCACAATGCTCAATGATGCTGAGCTGGCTGAAATAAAAAAACAGCTAGATGACCCGGCAACAAATCCACGTAACCTGAAGGTTCGTTTGGGTTATGAGCTTGTAAAGAAGTATTATGATGAAGAATCCGCGAAATACGCTCAGAATGAGTTTGAGACTATTTTTGTTAAGAAGGAAATCCCGGATGATATCCCTGAATTTAAGCTTGACGCAAAAGAAGTAAAGCTGGTTACTATTATTAAAGAAAATAATATGGCGGCAACTTCTTCCGAAGCTATCAGGTTAATAAAACAGGGCGGTGTAACAATTGACGGTGAAAAGATCACGGATGAAAAGCATATTATCAGGGCTGAAAAGGATTTCGTGCTGAAAGTCGGCAAAAGGAAGTTTTTGAAGGTAAGGGTTTAGTTTCGACCTCACCCCTCTACGAGTCTTCGACTCGAAGAGTCGTAGACCTGCCCCTCTCCTGAAAGGAGAGGTGAGAAAGACCAATAGCTTTAGGTAATTGCCCCCCTCTCCCTCCGGGAGAGGGGTTGGGGGTGAGGGTTCTTAACAATTATTATATAACGGTTTTAATTTTTATTTATTATATTTGCGCTGTATAACTCACCTATTTTTATTTAATTATCTAATTGGAGAAATAACAG
Coding sequences within:
- a CDS encoding MBL fold metallo-hydrolase, which translates into the protein MTTKTFTVNPFSMNCYIYWDEKTKEGVIIDPGAYEDFEKNEILNYIRSNGINIKLILLTHGHIDHIMGNKWAIDTFGVPVLMHKEDLPLIDRAMDQAAMFGVQFPKPPAPDKFIDESDVIEVSGNEFRIIHTPGHSPGSVCFVDEKEKIIFGGDTVFRGSIGRTDLWMGDIDILLDSINSKIMIYPEDFVIYPGHMDATTVGEEKAANPFLNGEYDNLV
- the smpB gene encoding SsrA-binding protein SmpB produces the protein MPVSKPRKEVVIALNKKAYHDYLILDKYETGIVLSGTEVKSLRDHKASLVDSYARVKKNEVWLLNANIAVYKLGTFTNHEPTSSRKLLMKKSEIRKLENKLKDRSLTLIPLKLYFSGPFVKVELGLAKGKKQYDKRESIKKADVQRQLKRVKV
- a CDS encoding tyrosine--tRNA ligase, producing MSFPPVKEQIDHIKRNTVEIIPEDELVKKLEKSIKENKPLRIKLGCDPSRPDLHIGHGVVLQKLRDFQDLGHKAVLIIGDFTAMIGDPSGKSKTRPALTMEETRINGKTYFEQASRILLEKDLEIRYNSEWLDKMTFSDVIKLSSKYTVMQILERDDFTKRMASKTPISLHELLYPLSQAYDSVAVQSDVELGGTDQKFNLLVGRAIQEAYGQPSQCIVTCELLEGTDGVEKMSKSLNNAICFTDSPKDIFGKSMSIPDKLIYKYFTLGTMLNDAELAEIKKQLDDPATNPRNLKVRLGYELVKKYYDEESAKYAQNEFETIFVKKEIPDDIPEFKLDAKEVKLVTIIKENNMAATSSEAIRLIKQGGVTIDGEKITDEKHIIRAEKDFVLKVGKRKFLKVRV